A single region of the Bartonella harrusi genome encodes:
- a CDS encoding pyruvate dehydrogenase complex dihydrolipoamide acetyltransferase: MPIKITMPALSPTMEEGNLAKWNVKVGDKVSAGDVIAEIETDKATMEVEAIDEGTVAKIVVPAGTQGVKVNSLIVVLAEEGEDLAEAAKVAQETPSSFAVKETKEIKQTDSTTAQTSHISSVQQGVQRDKKDMRLFSSPLARRLAAQHDLDLSLISGSGPHGRIIKRDVEQAMKSGTVEDAVSSQIRPLIASGASDGQILKLFKEDEYTFTPHNNMRKTIAKRLVESKQTVPHFYVTLDCELDALLELRTQLNAAAPMIKTQEGAKPAYKLSVNDMIIRAVALSLKAVPDANVSWLEDGILHHKHCDVGVAVSVPDGLITPIVRHAEEKSLSIISHEMKDFVKRVRERKLKMEEYQGGTTAVSNMGMYGVKSFSAILNPPHATIFAIGAGEQRAVVKNGVLGIATVMSVTLSVDHRAVDGALAAELVQAFKKLIENPLAMLI, from the coding sequence ATGCCTATTAAAATTACAATGCCCGCGCTTTCGCCAACAATGGAAGAAGGGAATTTGGCAAAATGGAATGTTAAGGTAGGGGATAAAGTTTCTGCTGGTGATGTTATTGCTGAAATTGAAACGGATAAGGCAACAATGGAAGTAGAAGCTATTGATGAGGGAACGGTTGCTAAGATCGTTGTTCCTGCTGGCACGCAGGGCGTTAAAGTGAATAGTTTAATTGTTGTTTTAGCAGAAGAGGGCGAAGACTTAGCTGAAGCAGCAAAGGTTGCACAAGAAACGCCTTCCTCTTTTGCGGTTAAAGAGACGAAGGAAATAAAACAGACAGATTCGACGACAGCACAAACATCTCATATATCATCAGTTCAGCAAGGCGTACAGCGAGATAAAAAGGATATGCGTCTTTTTTCTTCTCCTTTAGCGCGGCGATTGGCAGCTCAGCATGATCTCGATTTATCTCTTATTTCTGGAAGTGGTCCCCATGGGCGTATTATCAAGCGTGATGTAGAACAAGCCATGAAAAGTGGGACTGTTGAAGATGCTGTTTCATCACAAATAAGGCCGTTGATAGCTTCTGGTGCATCTGACGGACAGATATTGAAGCTATTCAAAGAGGATGAATATACATTTACTCCCCATAATAATATGCGTAAAACGATTGCTAAGCGTTTGGTTGAATCAAAGCAGACAGTACCACATTTCTATGTAACGCTCGATTGTGAACTCGATGCTTTATTGGAACTTCGCACGCAATTGAATGCTGCCGCGCCCATGATTAAAACGCAAGAAGGGGCTAAGCCCGCTTACAAGCTTTCTGTTAACGATATGATTATTAGAGCTGTGGCACTTTCTTTGAAAGCGGTTCCCGATGCGAATGTATCTTGGCTTGAAGATGGAATACTTCATCACAAACATTGCGATGTTGGAGTGGCTGTTTCTGTTCCAGATGGGTTAATTACCCCTATTGTTCGCCACGCAGAGGAAAAATCTCTGTCAATTATCTCTCATGAGATGAAGGATTTTGTCAAGCGGGTACGGGAACGTAAGTTAAAAATGGAAGAATACCAGGGGGGAACAACAGCTGTCTCAAATATGGGAATGTATGGTGTGAAAAGCTTTTCTGCTATTCTTAACCCCCCACATGCGACGATTTTTGCGATTGGCGCAGGGGAGCAACGTGCTGTTGTTAAAAATGGTGTATTAGGGATTGCGACAGTCATGTCAGTTACACTTTCTGTGGATCATCGTGCGGTTGATGGTGCTCTAGCAGCAGAGCTTGTGCAGGCTTTTAAAAAGTTGATTGAAAATCCATTAGCAATGCTTATTTGA
- a CDS encoding sensor histidine kinase NtrY-like, whose amino-acid sequence MKTTSVTSLQDIEQNTSSDELYHLSKMYIFLGITIIVLALLTASVSFIILIGLTPVVPSRTVTLILIGINSVWILGLVIIVFYEMIPIIRAWRSRRAGSRLHVRLISLFALVATMPAVAVALVSGPALNLGLDRWFDTTTRQIVGSSIDLANAYADEMLQNLKNLSYAMAFALDNKRLLERNPSEYRMQLTRHAIGRNLRGAFLLSSSGTVFISSDLGDEDKLPIPPSNLIERATSARPFSFQPGVHDYFGIVLKFSNIPNTFLYLVRDVDKEVLSALRLTEINTDRYRDLNENRLLTQIAFGMLYLCLFFSLFLSAIWAGIAVADRLVRPIRRLISAADDVALGNMEVFVPVRAKDGDIGQLSKTFNYMVSELKNRRNELIAVRDQIDERRRFSEAVLSGVTAGVAGIDDNGDITIINRSLETMFGIRSKHVIGYSLLSLSGEIWQVFQSARSLDRKNHREQVTLNVAGQERVYNIQITMEEDDGQGQSWVLTIDDITDLVAAQRTSAWADIARRIAHEIKNPLTPIQLSAERIRKRYNKVITQDREVFERCIDTIIRQVGDIGRMVDEFSSFARMPKPQINLLDIRGLLREACFLIEVTRHDIHFEQDLGSVPLVGAFDNRLIVQAFCNVIKNASESIDSVMREENIHGHILIRSYFKDECVIVDVIDNGKGLPKEQRQKILEPYITTREKGTGLGLAIVRKVIEDHGGSMELHDAPESFYEGRGAMIRLIFPADGGKQENVIQATSHKIGE is encoded by the coding sequence ATGAAGACAACATCTGTAACGAGTCTCCAAGATATAGAGCAAAATACCTCTAGTGATGAGTTGTATCACCTAAGTAAGATGTATATCTTTTTAGGGATAACAATTATTGTATTGGCTTTGCTAACAGCGTCTGTTTCTTTTATCATTCTTATTGGATTAACGCCTGTTGTTCCTAGTAGAACTGTAACTCTTATACTTATAGGGATTAATAGTGTTTGGATTTTAGGGCTTGTGATCATTGTTTTTTATGAGATGATCCCTATCATTCGTGCGTGGCGTTCAAGGCGTGCTGGTTCTCGTCTTCATGTTCGCCTGATTTCATTGTTTGCACTTGTCGCAACAATGCCGGCTGTTGCGGTTGCTCTTGTATCGGGGCCTGCACTGAATTTAGGGCTTGATCGATGGTTTGATACAACAACGCGGCAAATTGTAGGTTCTTCTATCGATTTAGCAAATGCTTATGCGGATGAAATGCTACAAAATTTGAAAAATTTATCCTATGCTATGGCATTTGCACTTGATAATAAAAGGCTTTTAGAACGTAATCCATCTGAATATAGGATGCAACTGACACGTCACGCTATAGGACGCAATCTACGTGGTGCATTTTTATTAAGTTCTAGCGGAACTGTTTTTATATCCAGTGATCTTGGTGATGAAGATAAACTTCCGATTCCTCCTTCCAATCTTATTGAACGTGCAACCAGTGCGAGGCCATTTTCTTTTCAACCGGGGGTTCATGATTATTTTGGCATTGTTTTAAAATTTTCCAATATTCCAAACACATTTTTGTATTTGGTGCGCGATGTTGATAAAGAAGTTCTCTCTGCTTTACGTTTGACGGAAATCAATACGGATCGTTATCGCGATTTAAATGAAAATCGCCTTCTTACACAAATAGCATTTGGTATGCTTTATCTATGTCTTTTTTTTAGTTTATTCTTATCAGCTATTTGGGCTGGTATTGCTGTTGCTGATCGTTTAGTGCGCCCTATTCGTCGTCTCATTAGTGCTGCTGATGATGTCGCTTTAGGGAATATGGAAGTTTTTGTGCCAGTACGTGCGAAAGATGGGGATATTGGACAATTATCGAAAACTTTTAATTATATGGTCAGTGAACTGAAAAATCGACGCAATGAGTTGATTGCAGTTCGCGATCAAATTGATGAAAGACGACGCTTTTCTGAAGCTGTTTTATCTGGTGTAACAGCAGGGGTAGCTGGTATTGATGATAATGGTGATATTACAATTATCAATCGGTCTCTGGAAACGATGTTTGGTATTCGCTCTAAACATGTTATTGGTTATAGTCTTTTATCGTTAAGCGGTGAAATTTGGCAGGTTTTTCAATCTGCGCGTTCACTAGATCGTAAGAATCATCGAGAGCAGGTTACTTTAAACGTAGCCGGACAAGAGCGCGTTTATAATATACAAATTACAATGGAAGAAGATGACGGGCAGGGGCAATCTTGGGTTTTAACGATTGATGATATTACAGACCTTGTAGCAGCACAACGGACATCAGCGTGGGCAGATATTGCGCGGCGTATTGCACACGAAATCAAGAATCCGCTTACACCTATTCAATTATCAGCTGAACGTATTCGCAAACGTTACAACAAAGTGATTACGCAAGATCGAGAGGTCTTTGAGCGATGTATTGATACGATTATTCGACAGGTTGGAGATATTGGGCGTATGGTTGATGAGTTTTCTTCTTTTGCGCGTATGCCTAAACCGCAAATCAATCTTTTAGATATACGTGGATTGCTACGAGAGGCATGTTTCTTGATAGAAGTTACGCGACATGATATTCACTTTGAGCAGGATTTGGGAAGTGTACCGCTTGTGGGTGCTTTTGATAATCGTCTGATTGTACAAGCTTTTTGCAATGTTATCAAAAACGCGAGCGAATCTATAGATTCGGTTATGCGAGAAGAGAATATTCATGGTCATATTCTTATACGTTCTTATTTTAAAGACGAATGTGTGATTGTAGATGTTATTGATAATGGTAAAGGGCTTCCTAAAGAGCAGAGACAAAAAATATTAGAGCCCTATATCACAACGCGGGAAAAGGGAACCGGTCTTGGGTTAGCCATTGTGCGCAAAGTTATAGAAGATCATGGTGGTTCCATGGAGTTGCATGATGCACCGGAGAGCTTTTATGAAGGTCGAGGTGCAATGATCCGTTTGATATTTCCGGCAGATGGAGGTAAGCAGGAAAATGTTATACAAGCTACAAGTCATAAGATAGGGGAATAG
- a CDS encoding type II toxin-antitoxin system RatA family toxin, which yields MPTFAIHRQIAHSASEMFDLVSDIERYPDFLPMCEGLIIRSRKEYGEKILLIADMTVGYKVIRETFTTQVFLQPEKNLIEVQYIDGPFKYLENRWAFHNIEKTNVCRVEFFIDYEFKSKMLGLVMGSMFDIAFHKFTDAFEMRAHQIYGYPAT from the coding sequence ATGCCGACTTTTGCCATACATCGGCAGATTGCCCATAGTGCTAGTGAAATGTTTGATCTTGTTTCAGATATCGAGCGTTATCCTGATTTTTTACCAATGTGTGAAGGGTTAATAATACGTTCTCGCAAAGAATATGGAGAAAAGATCCTGCTTATTGCTGATATGACAGTTGGCTATAAGGTTATCCGAGAAACTTTTACAACCCAAGTCTTTCTTCAGCCAGAAAAAAATCTTATAGAGGTTCAGTATATTGATGGTCCATTCAAATATCTTGAAAACCGTTGGGCTTTTCATAATATTGAGAAGACCAATGTATGTAGAGTAGAGTTTTTTATTGATTATGAATTTAAAAGCAAAATGCTTGGCTTAGTGATGGGCTCGATGTTTGATATTGCTTTTCATAAGTTTACCGATGCTTTTGAAATGCGTGCGCATCAAATTTATGGATATCCGGCAACATAA
- the lpdA gene encoding dihydrolipoyl dehydrogenase has translation MMSLYDVIVIGSGPGGYVTAIRAAQCGFKTAIVEREHLGGICLNWGCIPTKALLRSAEMKHFSEHAKDYGLKLNGTIEADVKDVVTRSRGVSARLNAGVGFLMKKNKIDIIWGEAKLTKGAKGNQLAEIVVSSSSKPVMQPQNPIPKGTLGEGTYQAKHIIIATGARPRSLPSIEPDGKLIWTYFEAMIPQTMPKSLLVMGSGAIGIEFASFYHDMGAKVTVVEMMPHIMPAEDVEISTFVRKQLEKKGLRILIQAKVTKVEKASDSVTAHIDVKGKTETITADRLISAVGVQGNSENLGLEALGIKTDRGCIVTDEWSWTGIEGIYAIGDVAGPPMLAHKAEEEGVICIEHLAGLENVHPLDKMKIPGCTYCTPQVASVGLSEAAAKEAGYDIRIGRYSFSANGKAIALGEDQGLVKTIFDKKTGQLLGAHMVGAEVTELIQGFVIAMNLETTEQELMHTVFPHPTLSEMMKESVLDAYGQVLNA, from the coding sequence GTGATGAGTCTTTATGATGTAATTGTGATTGGATCAGGTCCTGGTGGATATGTAACTGCGATTCGTGCGGCGCAATGCGGTTTTAAGACTGCGATTGTTGAGCGTGAACATCTGGGTGGAATTTGCTTAAATTGGGGCTGTATTCCAACAAAGGCGCTTTTGCGTTCAGCAGAAATGAAGCATTTTTCTGAACATGCGAAGGATTATGGTTTAAAGCTTAATGGTACAATCGAAGCAGATGTTAAAGATGTTGTTACACGTTCGCGTGGAGTTTCAGCGCGTTTAAATGCTGGTGTCGGTTTTTTAATGAAAAAAAATAAAATCGATATTATTTGGGGTGAAGCAAAGCTTACTAAGGGGGCTAAAGGGAACCAGCTGGCAGAAATTGTGGTTTCCTCTTCATCTAAACCGGTTATGCAACCACAAAATCCAATCCCTAAAGGAACATTGGGAGAAGGGACTTATCAAGCAAAGCACATCATTATTGCAACTGGAGCACGTCCTCGCTCTCTTCCTAGTATTGAGCCAGACGGAAAGCTTATTTGGACTTATTTTGAAGCGATGATTCCACAGACAATGCCGAAGTCACTTTTGGTCATGGGATCTGGGGCCATTGGCATTGAATTTGCTTCTTTTTATCATGATATGGGAGCGAAGGTTACTGTTGTTGAAATGATGCCTCATATCATGCCAGCTGAAGATGTTGAAATTTCAACCTTTGTTCGTAAACAGTTGGAGAAAAAAGGTCTTCGCATTCTCATACAGGCAAAAGTAACCAAGGTTGAAAAAGCCTCTGATTCTGTTACCGCACATATTGATGTGAAGGGTAAGACAGAAACCATTACAGCTGATCGATTGATTTCAGCTGTTGGGGTTCAAGGTAACAGTGAGAATCTTGGGTTAGAAGCATTGGGTATAAAGACCGATCGTGGGTGTATTGTAACCGATGAATGGAGTTGGACAGGTATCGAGGGTATCTATGCTATTGGTGATGTTGCTGGTCCTCCTATGTTGGCACATAAAGCAGAAGAAGAGGGCGTGATATGCATTGAACATCTTGCCGGTTTGGAGAATGTTCATCCACTTGATAAGATGAAGATTCCAGGGTGCACATATTGCACACCGCAAGTTGCCTCTGTAGGGCTTTCAGAAGCTGCTGCAAAAGAAGCGGGTTATGATATCCGTATTGGCCGTTATTCCTTTTCAGCGAATGGTAAAGCGATTGCTTTGGGTGAAGATCAAGGATTAGTAAAAACTATTTTTGATAAAAAAACGGGACAGCTTCTTGGTGCACATATGGTAGGAGCAGAGGTAACAGAACTGATTCAAGGTTTTGTCATTGCCATGAATCTTGAAACAACTGAGCAAGAATTGATGCATACTGTCTTTCCACATCCGACATTATCGGAAATGATGAAAGAAAGTGTATTGGATGCATATGGTCAGGTTTTAAATGCTTGA
- the rirA gene encoding iron-responsive transcriptional regulator RirA, which yields MRLTKQTNYALRMLMYCADNQETLSRVPEIAKAYAVSELFLFKILQPLVEAGFIQTVRGRNGGVKLAKPATEISIADVVKVTEDNFSMAECFDTAESNCPLIDFCGLNTALQKALNAFFDVLSMISLADLKRKKFQNQFKLDAHKTVN from the coding sequence ATGCGGTTAACCAAACAGACAAATTATGCGCTTAGAATGCTCATGTATTGTGCAGATAATCAAGAGACTCTTAGTCGTGTTCCAGAAATAGCCAAAGCATATGCCGTCTCCGAACTTTTTTTATTTAAAATACTTCAACCGCTTGTTGAAGCAGGGTTTATACAAACAGTACGTGGACGCAATGGAGGCGTTAAATTGGCTAAACCCGCAACAGAGATTTCAATCGCTGATGTCGTGAAAGTAACAGAAGATAATTTCTCTATGGCAGAATGCTTTGATACCGCAGAATCGAATTGCCCATTGATCGATTTTTGTGGTTTAAATACTGCCCTTCAAAAAGCATTAAATGCTTTTTTTGATGTCTTATCCATGATATCTCTTGCTGATCTAAAACGAAAAAAATTCCAAAATCAATTTAAATTGGATGCTCATAAAACAGTGAATTAA
- the lipA gene encoding lipoyl synthase: protein MVTVVDRVTNRRLRHPEKAHRPDTSIQKKPDWIRVKAPTSQVYKETHGIVRAHKLVTVCEEAGCPNVGECWSQRHASFMILGEICTRACAFCNVATGIPLAIDDNEPERVADAVAQMALKHVVITSVDRDDLADGGAEHFAKVIYAIRRKAPKTTVEVLTPDFRHKDGALEIVVAAKPDVFNHNLETVPSKYLKVRPGARYFHSVRLLQRVKELDPTIFTKSGIMVGLGEERNEILQLMDDLRSADVDFMTIGQYLQPTRKHHPVIRFVPPEEFESFAKIGKVKGFLHMASNPLTRSSHHAGDDFAILQKARDEKFTLQR from the coding sequence ATGGTTACGGTTGTTGATAGAGTTACGAATAGACGTTTGCGTCATCCTGAAAAAGCACACCGCCCGGATACAAGCATTCAAAAAAAACCGGATTGGATTCGTGTAAAAGCACCAACATCACAGGTCTATAAAGAAACGCATGGCATTGTGCGTGCTCATAAATTAGTGACAGTCTGTGAAGAAGCAGGATGTCCAAATGTTGGTGAATGTTGGAGCCAGCGGCATGCCAGTTTCATGATTTTAGGTGAAATATGTACGCGCGCTTGTGCGTTTTGCAATGTTGCAACAGGTATTCCCCTTGCCATTGATGATAATGAGCCGGAACGTGTAGCGGATGCTGTCGCACAGATGGCTCTAAAACATGTTGTTATTACATCGGTGGATCGTGATGATCTTGCTGATGGTGGTGCTGAGCATTTTGCAAAAGTGATTTATGCGATTCGTCGAAAAGCACCAAAGACAACAGTTGAAGTTCTTACACCAGACTTTCGCCATAAGGATGGCGCTTTAGAAATTGTTGTTGCTGCTAAGCCTGATGTTTTTAATCATAATTTAGAAACAGTTCCTTCTAAATATTTAAAAGTTCGTCCAGGAGCACGTTATTTTCATTCAGTTCGGCTATTACAACGTGTTAAAGAACTTGATCCAACAATTTTTACAAAATCAGGAATTATGGTTGGTCTTGGGGAAGAGCGAAATGAAATTCTTCAATTAATGGATGATTTGCGTTCTGCTGATGTTGACTTTATGACAATAGGGCAATATTTGCAGCCTACGCGAAAGCATCATCCAGTTATTCGTTTTGTGCCTCCTGAAGAATTTGAGTCTTTTGCTAAAATTGGTAAAGTGAAAGGTTTTTTACATATGGCTTCCAATCCTCTGACGCGTTCATCTCATCATGCGGGTGATGATTTTGCAATTTTACAAAAAGCACGTGATGAAAAATTTACTTTACAGAGATAA
- a CDS encoding bifunctional 2-C-methyl-D-erythritol 4-phosphate cytidylyltransferase/2-C-methyl-D-erythritol 2,4-cyclodiphosphate synthase has translation MSIAAIILAAGRGERAGSPQKIPKQYRLLGQEPVICHTVRCFLQNPAITTIILVIHPEDHQICKQAIADFKDHLILVEGGNTRQISTLHGLHALKKFKPQYVHIHDGARPFIDNQLLEKIHITLSPQEGVLPVLPVSDTLKRVKNTGYVLETITRTHLYMAQTPQCFPFEDILAAHEKARQACRQEFTDDCAIAEWFGIPIRTVPGDPNNIKITWREDFKTAHLYLQKNMQIFPDIRTGNGYDVHSFEEGSSLTLCGLKIPFHKKFNGHSDADVAFHALTDALLATQGAGDIGTHFPPSNPQWKNASSEIFLRHALDIIKQAEGRIANVDITLIAEEPKIGPYRHQMIENLMKILKISSDRISIKATTNEKLGFIGRGEGIAALATANILYPGEIPK, from the coding sequence ATTTCTATTGCAGCGATAATATTAGCCGCTGGACGTGGCGAAAGAGCAGGATCTCCACAAAAAATTCCCAAACAATATCGCCTTCTAGGACAAGAGCCGGTTATTTGTCATACCGTGCGTTGTTTTTTACAAAATCCAGCAATTACAACGATTATTCTTGTTATTCATCCAGAAGACCACCAAATCTGTAAGCAAGCCATCGCTGATTTTAAAGACCATCTCATTCTTGTTGAAGGAGGGAATACACGTCAAATATCCACCTTACATGGACTTCACGCACTTAAAAAGTTTAAGCCCCAATATGTTCATATTCATGATGGTGCTCGCCCTTTTATCGACAACCAACTCCTCGAGAAAATTCATATCACTCTCAGTCCTCAAGAAGGTGTTCTCCCTGTTCTTCCCGTATCGGATACCCTCAAACGTGTAAAGAACACAGGTTATGTTTTAGAAACAATTACACGCACCCATCTTTATATGGCCCAAACTCCACAATGTTTTCCCTTTGAAGACATCCTAGCCGCTCATGAAAAGGCAAGGCAAGCTTGTAGACAAGAATTTACAGATGACTGTGCAATTGCCGAATGGTTTGGGATTCCTATACGGACTGTTCCAGGGGATCCTAACAACATAAAAATTACATGGCGTGAAGATTTTAAGACTGCACATTTATATCTCCAAAAAAACATGCAAATATTTCCTGATATCCGTACTGGCAATGGTTATGATGTTCACTCTTTTGAAGAAGGATCTTCTCTTACGTTATGCGGTCTCAAAATTCCTTTTCATAAAAAATTCAATGGACACTCCGATGCTGATGTTGCTTTTCATGCATTAACCGATGCTCTTCTAGCTACTCAAGGAGCAGGAGACATCGGCACACATTTTCCCCCCTCTAATCCTCAATGGAAAAATGCCTCTTCAGAAATTTTTCTGCGTCATGCTCTTGATATTATTAAACAAGCAGAAGGACGCATTGCCAATGTTGATATCACACTGATCGCCGAAGAACCCAAAATCGGCCCCTATCGTCATCAAATGATAGAAAATCTTATGAAAATACTTAAAATTTCATCCGATCGAATCTCCATCAAAGCAACAACAAACGAAAAACTCGGATTTATTGGTCGTGGTGAAGGCATTGCGGCTTTAGCAACAGCAAACATCCTTTATCCAGGGGAAATTCCAAAATGA
- a CDS encoding CinA family protein: MTDSCEKQARDVLTACRQKSLLLTTVESCTGGLIAANLTNIAGSSDVLDCGFVVYSNEAKTRLVGVCAELIKTYGAVSKEVALAMAEGGLKYSRAGIAVSVTGIAGPRGACLNKPVGLVHFAVAYKNYKPLHKEIHFGNLDRNAIRYAAVENALKMILQSLG; this comes from the coding sequence ATGACAGATTCTTGTGAAAAACAAGCACGTGACGTTCTGACAGCTTGTCGGCAAAAAAGTTTACTCTTAACGACTGTCGAATCTTGTACAGGGGGCCTCATTGCTGCAAATCTTACCAATATTGCAGGATCATCAGATGTTCTCGACTGTGGATTTGTCGTTTATTCAAACGAGGCGAAAACACGCCTCGTTGGCGTATGTGCTGAACTGATAAAAACGTACGGTGCTGTTTCAAAAGAAGTGGCTCTTGCAATGGCTGAGGGTGGATTAAAATATTCACGTGCTGGCATTGCCGTTTCTGTAACAGGAATTGCTGGACCAAGAGGAGCATGTCTCAATAAACCTGTAGGACTTGTGCATTTTGCTGTGGCTTACAAAAATTATAAACCCTTGCATAAAGAGATACATTTTGGAAATCTTGATCGTAACGCTATCCGCTATGCCGCTGTTGAAAATGCTTTGAAAATGATTTTGCAATCTCTTGGATAG
- the ntrX gene encoding nitrogen assimilation response regulator NtrX, with translation MVSDILIVDDEADIRELVAGILDDEGYETRVACNSDEALAQIGERIPKLIFLDIWLQGSRLDGLALLDEIKTRYPSLPVVMISGHGNIETAVSAIKRGAYDFIEKPFKADRLVLVAERTLENSNLKRELLELRKRSHETLELLGKSTAIKHLQQIIEKVAPTNSRIMITGPSGAGKEMVARAIHALSTRSNGPFVTINAATITPERMEIELFGSEIEGEERKIGALEEAHGGILYLDEIADMPRETQGKILRVLTGQTFERVGGTKRVKVDVRIISSTAQNLENLISDGRFREDLFHRLSVVPIAVPPLSARREDIPELVRHFVKTISQQVGIKPREISDDVIAILQTHAWPGNVRQLRNNIERLLILVRDGDGPITAEFLPSEVSDSLPRIQMDADESIMDLPLREARELFEKRYLEAQIGRLGGNISRTAEFIGMERSALHRKLKALGVS, from the coding sequence ATGGTGTCAGATATCTTAATTGTTGATGATGAAGCAGATATTCGTGAGCTTGTTGCTGGTATTTTGGATGATGAAGGCTATGAGACACGTGTTGCTTGTAACTCTGACGAAGCCTTAGCACAAATTGGTGAACGTATTCCAAAGCTTATTTTTTTAGATATTTGGTTACAAGGAAGTCGTCTTGATGGCTTGGCTCTTCTTGATGAAATTAAAACGCGTTATCCTTCTCTTCCAGTTGTTATGATTTCTGGTCATGGTAATATTGAGACGGCTGTTTCTGCTATAAAACGAGGGGCGTATGATTTCATTGAAAAGCCTTTTAAAGCTGATCGACTTGTCTTGGTTGCAGAACGGACTCTTGAAAATTCAAATTTAAAACGTGAGCTTTTAGAATTACGAAAACGCTCACATGAAACATTAGAACTGTTGGGAAAATCGACAGCTATAAAACATTTGCAGCAAATTATAGAAAAAGTTGCACCAACTAATAGTCGCATCATGATTACGGGTCCGTCAGGAGCGGGAAAAGAGATGGTTGCACGTGCGATTCACGCGCTTTCGACGCGTTCGAATGGGCCATTTGTGACAATCAATGCTGCAACGATCACTCCGGAAAGAATGGAAATAGAATTGTTTGGCAGCGAAATAGAGGGGGAAGAGCGTAAAATTGGTGCATTAGAAGAAGCACATGGCGGAATATTATATCTTGATGAAATTGCTGATATGCCACGTGAGACTCAAGGTAAAATTCTTCGTGTATTGACGGGACAAACATTTGAGAGGGTTGGTGGTACAAAACGCGTCAAGGTAGATGTTCGTATTATTTCCTCAACAGCACAAAATCTTGAAAATCTCATTTCTGACGGTCGTTTTAGGGAGGATCTTTTTCATCGTCTTTCGGTTGTTCCCATTGCTGTTCCACCACTGTCAGCGCGTCGTGAAGACATTCCAGAACTTGTGCGGCATTTTGTTAAAACAATATCACAGCAGGTTGGTATTAAACCTCGTGAAATTAGTGATGATGTTATCGCTATTTTACAAACACATGCTTGGCCGGGGAATGTACGGCAATTACGCAACAACATTGAGCGTCTTCTCATTCTTGTTCGTGATGGTGATGGTCCAATAACAGCAGAGTTTCTTCCTAGTGAAGTGAGTGATTCTTTACCGCGCATTCAAATGGATGCAGATGAGAGCATAATGGATTTACCATTACGTGAAGCACGGGAATTATTTGAAAAGAGATATTTAGAGGCGCAAATTGGACGTTTGGGTGGAAATATATCACGGACAGCCGAATTTATAGGTATGGAGCGTTCAGCTTTGCATCGTAAGCTTAAAGCGCTTGGAGTTTCTTAA